The nucleotide sequence ACGAAAGGTTACGGCAGGCTCCGGAAAAATTCGAATGGTTTCGCAACAACTACCCCCACCCCCGGGAATTCAAAGCTTACACATTAATAAATATAAGGGAAGAAGAATATGCATTAGCCGATACGCTTGGGTTCAATCGGTAAGTAAATCTGCTATTACTTTAGGATACCATTTATGTTCAAGCTCGTGTACTCTTTCGCATAGCGATTCGGGCGAATCATCGGGTAAAACCGGACAAGTAGCCTGATAAATTACCGGACCCTCATCATAATGCTCATCTATATAATGTATAGTAATACCAGACTCAGTATCGCCCGCGGCAAGCACCGCACGATGAACATGCATACCATACATCCCTTTCCCTCCATACCGGGGAAGCAAAGCCGGATGAATATTTACAATTTTACGGGGAAATGCCTCGATCAGCCCATCAGCCACTTTCGACAGAAATCCGGCAAGCACAATAAAATCAACCTGATAGGCTTTGAGCGTTTCCAAAATAACATCTCCGGCGGCAAACTCCTCCCGGGAGAACGTCAAGGAAGGAATTCCAAGAACCTTTGCCCGGTTGTGCACACCCGCACCGGCATTATTAGACAACACAACAGCCACTTTAATAAATTCACTATGAGAGAAATATCGGATGATATTCTCCGCATTTGATCCGGAACCGGATGCTAAAATGGCTAAACTCTTCATTATTTCTATGTTTTAATGCACAAGAAAAGAAAAAATGTGCAGTTTTCCACATTTTTAGTAGATAATATTTGTTTTGTAACATAAAAAATTCTTTTCTTTGCACTGCAAATTTAAAAAGTAAATTCGTATTAATTAATCTAAATTGAAAAAGTTATGTCTGAAGTTGCATCAAGAGTAAAAGCGATTATCGTTGATAAATTAAGTGTTGAAGAAACAGAAGTTACAAACGAAGCTAGCTTTACTAACGATTTAGGAGCAGACTCTCTTGACACAGTGGAATTGATTATGGAATTCGAAAAGGAATTCGGTATCTCTATCCCTGACGATCAAGCAGAAAAGATTACAACTGTAGGTGATGCAGTTGCTTATATCGAAGCTAACGCGAAGTAATCCTTTTACGTTGAAAGTATGGAATTAAAAAGAGTTGTAGTAACAGGTCTTGGAGCTATAACACCGCTTGGCAAGACCCTCACAGAAACATGGGAGGGTCTTGTTAACGGTAAGAGTGGCGCCAGACCTATTACTCATTTTGATGCATCGAAGTTCAAAACACAGTTCGCCTGTGAAGTAAAGGACTTCGAGCCGACCCAGTATTTCGACCGTAAAGAAGCTCGCAAACTCGATCGTTATGCCCAATTTGCACTAGTTGCTGCAGATGAAGCGGTAGCCGATTCAGGATTGGACGTTGAAAAACTTGATCTTGATCGTATAGGCGTAATTTTTTCATCCGGAATCGGAGGTATAAGTACCTTCCAGGAAGAAGTAGAAAATTACGACGAAGAACGCGGACCTCGTTTCAATCCATTTTTCATTCCAAAGATGATTGCAGATATTGCTGCAGGTCATATTTCAATGAAATACGGATTCAGGGGACCGAACTTCTCTGTAGTTTCGGCTTGCGCATCTTCAACAAATGCAATTGCCGACGCATGTAATTACATTCGTTTGGGAAAAGCAAATGCGATTGTAACCGGAGGAGCTGAAGCTGCTATAACAAGTGCAGGTGTTGGTGGGTTCAACGCTATAAACGCACTATCAACCAGAAACGATTCTCCCGAAACAGCTTCGCGCCCCTTTAGCGCAAGCCGCGACGGATTCGTAATGGGAGAAGGTGCTGCATGCCTTATACTGGAAGAAATGGAACACGCCCTTGCAAGAGGTGCGAAAATCTATTGCGAAGTGGCAGGAACAGGATTGTCTGCCGATGCTTACCACATTACAGCCACTCACCCTGAGGGGTTAGGAGCCAAGTTGGTTATGCGTAACGCTTTGGAAGATGCTGAAATGAAACCGGAAGAAATCGATTATATCAATGTGCACGGAACATCCACTCCTGTTGGAGACCTCTCTGAAGTAAAAGCTATTAAAGAGGTATTTGGAGATCATGCATATAAGCTGAATATTAGTTCTACCAAATCGATGACTGGCCACCTGCTGGGTGCAACCGGCGCGTTGGAAGCTGCTGCTTGTATTTTAGCGATGAAAAATGGAATTGTACCTCCGACAATTAATTTTACCGAAGGTGATGAAGATCCGGAAATTGATTACACATTGAATTTTACATTCAATAAAGCACAGAAAAGAGAAATCAATGCTGCCTTATCCAATACCTTTGGTTTTGGAGGTCATAATGCCAGCATGATCGTTAAAAAATTTGTGAAATAAAGTGTTTATACAATTATACAAAAAAATAAGGCTCCTCCTGTTGAAAAACAAGGAGCCTTATTCTTCTTTACACAAGATACTAGGCTTTTACCCTGATAAGATAGAACTTTACCAACAGGCATTTATCCATAAATCGGCCATAGCAGAAGGTATCATAGAGCAGTCCTGGAGAAACAACGAACGGTTGGAATTTCTCGGGGACGCTATTCTTAGTACCGTAGTGGCTGATATTCTATATGTAAAATTCCGCAACAAGCGCGAAGGCTTTCTTACCAATACCCGTTCCAAAATTGTTCAACGCGAAACGTTGAACCGTGTTGCACTCGATCTTGGCCTCGACAAGCACATTGTTTGCGCCAAAAAGATGCACACCCACGGAAACGACCTTTACGGAAACACGCTCGAAGCATTAATCGGAGCCATCTACCTGGACAAAGGTTACGAAGCTTGTCACAAGTTCGTTTCGAAGGTATTGATTGGCAAATACATCAATGTAGACAATCTGGCACGTAAGGAGGTTAATTTTAAATCGGCCCTTATTGAATGGAGTCAGAAAACAAAATTCGAAATCTCTTTCGAGCTCATCGAATCTTTTATGGACGAAGAAAGCAACCCTGTTTTTCAGTATGCAGTCATGCTTTCTGACATTCAGCTGGGCGTAGGCATCGGATTCTCCAAAAAAGAAGCACAACAAAATGCTTCCAAAATGGCTATCAAGAAGATACGAAAAGATCCCGCCACACAAGAAATTATAGCCGGACTTAAAAAAGCAAATGATTCGGAAGCTGTTAATGACGAACAGCAGGAAGAAAAACAACTGGAGATTCTTCCCGCCGAAGAATAAACACCACGCAACAAAACAAGGGATGCAATCGCATCCCTAACTTCCGAAGTTAATTCCCATCCGAAGTCCCTGAACAATAAGCTCGTGCTCTTTTGTTACCACTTTTAGTTTCCCTGCCACCTCGCCCAGCGGCGTCGAAGTTACCGTGTTGCCACACATGCAAACCATCCGTCCGAACTGACCTTGCGAAATAAGCTCCGTAGCATGTCCACCCAGACGGGTAGCAAGATTGCGATCATACGGAGATGGA is from uncultured Macellibacteroides sp. and encodes:
- the purN gene encoding phosphoribosylglycinamide formyltransferase; translated protein: MKSLAILASGSGSNAENIIRYFSHSEFIKVAVVLSNNAGAGVHNRAKVLGIPSLTFSREEFAAGDVILETLKAYQVDFIVLAGFLSKVADGLIEAFPRKIVNIHPALLPRYGGKGMYGMHVHRAVLAAGDTESGITIHYIDEHYDEGPVIYQATCPVLPDDSPESLCERVHELEHKWYPKVIADLLTD
- a CDS encoding acyl carrier protein — protein: MSEVASRVKAIIVDKLSVEETEVTNEASFTNDLGADSLDTVELIMEFEKEFGISIPDDQAEKITTVGDAVAYIEANAK
- the fabF gene encoding beta-ketoacyl-ACP synthase II encodes the protein MELKRVVVTGLGAITPLGKTLTETWEGLVNGKSGARPITHFDASKFKTQFACEVKDFEPTQYFDRKEARKLDRYAQFALVAADEAVADSGLDVEKLDLDRIGVIFSSGIGGISTFQEEVENYDEERGPRFNPFFIPKMIADIAAGHISMKYGFRGPNFSVVSACASSTNAIADACNYIRLGKANAIVTGGAEAAITSAGVGGFNAINALSTRNDSPETASRPFSASRDGFVMGEGAACLILEEMEHALARGAKIYCEVAGTGLSADAYHITATHPEGLGAKLVMRNALEDAEMKPEEIDYINVHGTSTPVGDLSEVKAIKEVFGDHAYKLNISSTKSMTGHLLGATGALEAAACILAMKNGIVPPTINFTEGDEDPEIDYTLNFTFNKAQKREINAALSNTFGFGGHNASMIVKKFVK
- the rnc gene encoding ribonuclease III; amino-acid sequence: MKNKEPYSSLHKILGFYPDKIELYQQAFIHKSAIAEGIIEQSWRNNERLEFLGDAILSTVVADILYVKFRNKREGFLTNTRSKIVQRETLNRVALDLGLDKHIVCAKKMHTHGNDLYGNTLEALIGAIYLDKGYEACHKFVSKVLIGKYINVDNLARKEVNFKSALIEWSQKTKFEISFELIESFMDEESNPVFQYAVMLSDIQLGVGIGFSKKEAQQNASKMAIKKIRKDPATQEIIAGLKKANDSEAVNDEQQEEKQLEILPAEE